The Ammospiza nelsoni isolate bAmmNel1 chromosome 27, bAmmNel1.pri, whole genome shotgun sequence genome contains a region encoding:
- the BTBD2 gene encoding BTB/POZ domain-containing protein 2, which produces MRRCCPALCIRAAIDATAIDATADISAALAPVPVPPAAVSRPPLLVLVLLQRRPAPPAPAAPPHKMAAGGSGGPGGLSSSCPQPPPPPPGNGAAAAACTNGAPASPPGLTYNQSGAANPPAASGGAGGPAAAGAAGAAGGAGGPGGALQREPVYNWQATKPTVQERFAFLFNNEVLSDVHFLVGKGRGSQRIPAHRFVLAVGSAVFDAMFNGGMATTSTEIELPDVEPAAFLALLKFLYSDEVQIGPETVMTTLYTAKKYAVPALEAHCVEFLKKNLRADNAFMLLTQARLFDEPQLASLCLENIDKNTSDALNAEGFTDIDLDTLVAVLERDTLGIREVRLFNAVVRWSEAECQRQQLQVIPENKRKVLGKALSLIRFPLMTIEEFAAGPAQSGILTDREVVSLFLHFTVNPKPRVEFIDRPRCCLRGKECSISRFQQVESRWGYSGTSDRIRFSVNKRIFVVGFGLYGSIHGPTDYQVNIQIIHTDSNTVLGQNDTGFSCDGSSNTFRVMFKEPVEILPNVNYTACATLKGPDSHYGTKGLRKVIHESPTTGAKTCFTFCYAAGNNNGTSVEDGQIPEIIFYT; this is translated from the exons ATGCGCCGCTGCTGCCCGGCGCTCTGCATCCGCGCCGCCATCGACGCCACCGCCATCGACGCCACCGCCGACATCTCCGCGGCCCTCGCCCCCGTCCCCGTCCCGCCTGCCGCCGTGTCCCGCCCGccgctgctggtgctggtgctgctgcagcgccgccccgcgccgcccgcccccgcggccccgccgcacAAGATGGCGGCCGGAGggagcggcggccccggcggcctctcctcctcctgcccgcagccgccgccgcccccgccgggcaacggggccgcggccgccgcctgCACCAACGGCGCGCCCGCCTCGCCGCCCGGCCTCACCTACAACCAGAGCGGCGCCGCCAACCCGCCGGCGGCCAGCGGCGGTGCGGggggcccggcggcggcgggggcggcgggggcagccggcggggcgggcggtcCTGGCGGGGCGCTGCAGCGGGAGCCGGTGTACAACTGGCAGGCGACGAAGCCGACGGTGCAGGAGCGGTTCGCGTTCCTCTTCAACAACGAGGTGCTCAGCGACGTGCACTTCCTGGTGGGGAAGGGCCGCGGCTCCCAGCGCATCCCGGCGCACAG GTTCGTGCTGGCCGTGGGCAGCGCTGTCTTCGATGCGATGTTCAATGGTGGGATGGCCACAACCTCCACAGAGATTGAGCTGCCTGACGTGGAGCCTGCTgccttcctggctctgctcaa ATTTCTTTACTCAGACGAAGTTCAGATCGGACCAGAGACTGTTATGACAACACTTTACACAGCTAAGAAATATGCAGTTCCTGCCCTTGAAGCTCATTGTGTGgagtttcttaaaaaaaacctcagagcAGACAATGCATTCATGCTATTAACTCAG GCCCGGCTGTTTGATGAGCCCCAGCTGGCCAGCCTATGCCTGGAGAACATAGACAAGAACACCTCAGATGCCCTCAATGCAGAGGGGTTTACAGACATTGACCTGG ACAcgctggtggcagtgctggagagggACACGCTGGGGATCCGGGAGGTTCGCCTGTTCAACGCCGTGGTGCGCTGGTCCGAGGCCGAGTGTCAgcggcagcagctccaggtgatTCCAGAGAACAAGCGGAAGGTTCTGGGCAAAGCTCTCTCCCTTATCCGCTTCCCACTGATGACTATTGAGGAGTTTGCAGCAG ggCCTGCCCAGTCGGGGATCCTGACGGACCGGGAGGTGGTGAGCCTGTTCCTGCACTTCACCGTGAACCCGAAGCCGCGGGTGGAGTTCATCGACCGGCCCCGGTGCTGCCTGCGGGGCAAGGAGTGCAGCATCAGCCGCTTCCAGCAGGTGGAGAGCCGCTGGGGGTACAGTGGGACGAGTGACAGGATCAG gttcTCAGTAAACAAAAGGATATTTGTAGTTGGGTTTGGATTATACGGATCCATACACGGGCCAACGGATTACCAAGTAAACATACAG atCATCCACACAGACAGCAACACGGTGCTGGGGCAGAATGACACCGGCTTCAGCTGCGACGGCTCCTCCAACACTTTCCGCGTCATGTTCAAGGAGCCCGTGGAGATTTTACCCAACGTCAACTACACAGCCTGTGCTACTCTAAAG GGTCCAGATTCCCACTATGGAACCAAAGGACTGCGCAAAGTGATCCATGAATCACCAACGACGGGAGCCAAAACCTGCTTCACGTTCTGTTACGCGGCTGGGAACAACAACGGCACCTCGGTGGAGGATGGACAAATCCCAGAGATCATCTTCTACACATAg